One window of Nostoc sp. C052 genomic DNA carries:
- a CDS encoding dienelactone hydrolase family protein: MPVEQRSYETNNGSLPYLFSPVSDDANKPATLVLFLHGGRDRGTDLNVLLKWGLPRFVDSSNSLPYVFAAPQIPAEQTWADRADDVLALVDELIASQPVDPARVILAGFSLGSAGIWHIAALQSDRFAGLVPVSGRVPKTLAESELAALKDIPVQIFQGGQDKNLPIEDTEQFVERLRKVGGKVDLTILPDGDHFIADEVYGDPKLQQWLISQSRREISVVA; this comes from the coding sequence ATGCCTGTTGAACAACGCTCTTACGAAACCAACAATGGTTCCTTGCCTTATCTTTTTTCGCCTGTTTCTGACGATGCCAACAAACCTGCAACCCTGGTATTGTTTTTGCATGGAGGACGCGATCGCGGCACAGATTTGAATGTGTTGCTGAAATGGGGACTACCTCGTTTTGTAGATTCATCCAACTCCTTACCTTATGTATTTGCTGCACCCCAGATTCCGGCTGAACAGACTTGGGCAGATCGAGCCGATGATGTGCTTGCTTTGGTTGATGAATTGATCGCTTCCCAACCCGTCGATCCAGCGCGGGTAATATTAGCCGGGTTCAGCTTAGGTTCGGCGGGTATCTGGCATATCGCTGCTTTGCAGAGCGATCGCTTCGCAGGTTTAGTACCTGTGTCTGGACGAGTACCCAAAACATTAGCAGAAAGCGAACTAGCTGCACTCAAAGACATTCCCGTTCAAATATTCCAAGGTGGACAGGACAAAAATCTGCCGATTGAGGATACAGAACAATTTGTTGAGCGCTTACGCAAAGTCGGGGGGAAAGTTGATTTGACAATACTGCCCGATGGCGATCATTTTATTGCAGATGAGGTATACGGCGATCCCAAGTTGCAACAGTGGCTAATTTCCCAGAGCCGTCGTGAAATTTCTGTAGTTGCTTGA